Proteins encoded together in one Ictidomys tridecemlineatus isolate mIctTri1 chromosome 3, mIctTri1.hap1, whole genome shotgun sequence window:
- the Map3k7cl gene encoding MAP3K7 C-terminal-like protein isoform X2 — MTPQPLPPCHDSVESMQVFKQHCQIAEEYHEVKKEIALLEERKKELIAKLDQAEKEKVDAAQLVREFEALTEENRTLKLAQSQCVEQLEKLRIQYQKRQGSS; from the exons CCTCTGCCACCTTGTCATGACTCCGTGGAATCCATGCAGGTGTTCAAACAGCACTGCCAAATAGCAGAAGAATACCATGAGGTCAAAAAAGAAATCGCCCTGCTTGAGGAAAGAAA AAAGGAGCTCATTGCCAAGCTGGACCAGGCAGAAAAGGAGAAGGTGGATGCTGCTCAGCTGGTTCGGGAATTTGAAGCTTTGACGGAGGAGAATCGGACACTGAAGTTGGCCCAGTCGCAGTGTGTGGAACAACTGGAAAAACTTAGAATACAGTATCAGAAGAGGCAGGGTTCATCCTAA